Proteins encoded by one window of Acuticoccus sp. MNP-M23:
- a CDS encoding aldehyde dehydrogenase family protein produces MDLHQNLIGGEWTEGPDASDNINPSNTDDVVGRYTKADAAQTLKAIEAAKAASHAWARSNPSQRHAVLSAAAKEIFARKEELGDLLAREEGKTLAEGIGEAGRAGQIFDFFAGETMRLAGDTLPSIRPGVEIDITREPMGVVGIITPWNFPIAIPAWKIAPALCYGNTVVFKPADLVPGCAWAIADILKRAGLPDGVLNLVMGRGSVVGEAMLDSKDIDAISFTGSVATGKHVAAKCAEHMRKCQLEMGGKNPLIVLDDANLDIAVDCAVNGAYFSTGQRCTASSRLIVTEGIHDKFVAATIEKLKSLSIDDARKKGTHIGPVVDQKQLETDLKYIDIGKNEDNANLAWGGDILNRETPGFYLQPALFTETTNSMRINREEIFGPVATVLKAKDYDEALALANDTPFGLSSGICTTSLKYASDFKRNAEAGMVMVNLATAGVDPHVPFGGRKGSSYGPREQGRYAAEFYTTVKTAYTLP; encoded by the coding sequence ATGGACCTTCACCAAAATCTCATCGGCGGCGAGTGGACCGAAGGGCCCGACGCTTCGGACAACATCAACCCGTCCAACACCGACGATGTGGTCGGCCGCTACACCAAGGCAGACGCAGCGCAGACGCTGAAGGCCATTGAAGCGGCCAAGGCCGCGTCCCACGCCTGGGCCCGCTCCAACCCGTCGCAGCGCCACGCGGTCCTCTCCGCTGCGGCCAAAGAGATCTTCGCCCGCAAGGAAGAGCTTGGCGACCTTCTGGCCCGCGAAGAAGGCAAGACGCTGGCCGAAGGCATCGGCGAAGCCGGCCGCGCCGGGCAGATCTTCGACTTCTTCGCCGGCGAGACCATGCGCCTTGCAGGCGACACGCTCCCCTCGATCCGCCCCGGTGTCGAGATCGACATCACGCGCGAGCCGATGGGCGTCGTCGGCATCATCACGCCGTGGAACTTCCCCATCGCCATTCCGGCGTGGAAGATTGCGCCGGCGCTCTGCTACGGCAACACCGTCGTCTTCAAGCCGGCCGACCTCGTTCCGGGCTGCGCCTGGGCCATCGCCGACATCCTGAAGCGCGCCGGCCTGCCGGACGGTGTCCTCAACCTCGTCATGGGCCGCGGTTCGGTCGTCGGCGAAGCGATGCTGGACAGCAAGGACATTGACGCGATCTCCTTCACCGGCTCGGTTGCCACCGGCAAGCACGTGGCGGCCAAGTGCGCCGAGCACATGCGCAAGTGCCAGCTTGAGATGGGCGGCAAGAACCCCCTCATCGTGCTCGACGATGCCAACCTCGACATCGCGGTCGACTGCGCCGTCAACGGTGCATACTTCTCCACCGGCCAGCGTTGCACCGCCTCCTCGCGCCTGATCGTGACCGAAGGCATTCACGACAAGTTCGTGGCCGCAACCATCGAGAAGCTGAAGTCGCTCTCCATCGATGACGCGCGCAAGAAGGGCACGCACATCGGCCCCGTGGTCGACCAGAAGCAGCTCGAAACCGATCTCAAATACATCGACATCGGCAAGAACGAGGACAACGCCAACCTCGCCTGGGGTGGTGACATCCTCAACCGCGAGACGCCGGGCTTCTACCTCCAGCCGGCGCTGTTCACCGAGACGACGAATTCCATGCGGATCAACCGCGAAGAAATCTTCGGCCCGGTCGCGACCGTGCTGAAGGCGAAGGACTATGACGAGGCGCTGGCCCTTGCCAACGACACCCCGTTCGGTCTGTCGTCGGGCATCTGCACCACTAGCCTCAAATATGCGTCCGACTTCAAGCGCAATGCCGAGGCCGGCATGGTGATGGTGAACCTCGCCACCGCAGGCGTCGATCCGCACGTGCCGTTCGGTGGCCGCAAGGGCTCCTCCTACGGCCCGCGCGAACAGGGCCGGTACGCGGCGGAGTTCTACACCACCGTCAAGACCGCCTACACGCTGCCGTGA